Proteins found in one Streptococcus criceti HS-6 genomic segment:
- a CDS encoding GH36 C-terminal domain-containing protein, with product MAVQFNDDKQVVLTYVRILSTIETMETTLKLKGLDPDATYKLVDEDKSYSGAELMYAGLTMVLPQGDYLSKQLYFVKET from the coding sequence ATGGCTGTCCAGTTTAATGATGACAAGCAGGTGGTTCTTACTTATGTCCGTATTTTGTCCACGATTGAGACCATGGAAACAACCCTCAAGCTAAAGGGATTGGATCCGGACGCAACTTATAAATTGGTAGATGAGGATAAGTCTTATTCGGGTGCTGAACTTATGTATGCTGGTTTGACCATGGTTCTTCCTCAAGGCGACTACCTCAGTAAGCAACTTTATTTTGTAAAAGAAACTTAG
- a CDS encoding GlyGly-CTERM sorting domain-containing protein (This protein contains a GlyGly-CTERM protein-sorting domain, as detected by TIGR03501. These domains are found at the C-terminus of secreted proteins in organisms that possess both rhombosortase, which is an intramembrane serine proteinase (see TIGR03902), and a type II secretion system (T2SS). In at least some cases, such as VesB from Vibrio cholerae, cleavage by rhombosortase is followed first by attachment of a glycerophosphoethanolamine-containing moiety, then by transport by the T2SS across the outer membrane and release into the medium in soluble form.) gives MSSLNWTAISLAPLLGLRRR, from the coding sequence TTGTCATCATTAAACTGGACAGCCATCTCATTAGCCCCTCTGCTTGGATTAAGAAGGCGGTAA